Within Triticum dicoccoides isolate Atlit2015 ecotype Zavitan chromosome 1B, WEW_v2.0, whole genome shotgun sequence, the genomic segment gctgggaagcagtccggcattggtgctcggctgcaaaagatacctcgaatgcagtccggcgttagagctcggacgcaagaggacactgcctcccaggAATAACTTCAGACCCGaggcgtggcataaaaataacaaggcattgataaaggccggaaacttaaaggggctcctcagctacccgacgtgtaaactcgtcaaatacatttcggcgatcctcaagatagaagatgagaagatttgttgaaccagttttcaagaccggcaaccaaagatgaagaacagttcggaagaatcgaggagcgtccctaacttgaagaccggttcatggggctactgacggtgtcctagactagggggtactcaacgcgtcgtctcccgatcagttggattgggccgaggacccccatggtcgtatactcatgggccagtccggacaattgccgcatacaaggaagattccagaagacttggcgatcaagacaaagactcctcccccaccggcgtattcggctaggcctcttgttatcctaggcctctggtgcattatataaactgaggccaggctagtcaatagatatacaacaacaatcataccataggctagcttctagggtttagcctccttgatctcgtggtagatctactcttgtaatacccacatcatcaatatcaatcaagcaggacgtagggttttacctccatcaagagggcccgaacctgggtaaaacatcgtgtcccttgtctcatgttaccattgatcctaagacgcactgcttgggaccccctacccgagatccgccggttttgacaccgacagacgcgGATGTACAAGCttatgagtggccatccgatgattttatggttgaagcaggctttaaggaggaatttgacgcgtatgtctgtaatgctgagctggaggacttcttacaagataagtgttctcagtactatcaattgactgattcctttgtgcggaggtttaaatataactgtacgcgtaattctcctagtgtcctatttgatatttatgatacatcttacaccatggacttagaggattttacaactgcttgcaaacttccgcagtggggtaatattaattatcaacataaatctgaatttagagatttccttgctagtattactgtgggagaatccagggacatagcacaagctaccatagggagcattcattttcctgctatacattatttcgcGCTCTTCATTGGTAgacgcattaacggtaaagatgaagcatgtcatatgtgtgttcctgatctttgtgtcctcaagagtgctgtgttaggttataaaggttataacttggggggcaatagttgcacgtaggttgcagaataatggtagagttggagatttatttggaggaatttatgcaacccatgtggctaattatcttggtatagccccacgagagggtgatatgatgatacctcctgcttatttggattatgacgctatggtcaatcatcattttcttaggaggaatgaacaattcttccattatcgactaatctataacatacgcaacgtcgtccatgttactcttcctgctcctctcctttttgattaccaggcaaaaggaagacatgtTGTTACCAGGGAAGAAGCAGATGAAcaagaggggagagcggaggcagctcgccaacatgccgcagctcgggaggcggttgctgctgcatctcagtacgaccccagctacaactatgggtatcagccaggcggtccttggtactagatcaacttaggccaaacgcctaagcttgggggagtacgtatttctcaccgactttacattcatgttcacacactagtcgtccgtgcttatactctttcattgtattatccatgttagtttaaatttctttttctagttttcttcttgtgtgtttgataaaccttaagaaaaacccaaaaaaattagttagtttaatttccatgtttgtagtagaattaaaatgaaaacccaaaaagatttctcgttcttctttttacttgttgggagctttcccgtgtaaatagttttattttcttttctttcctttgggggtcgagagtaaaagaccatattgaaaatgcttagtggctctcatatgcatacttgtttatttaatttagagcccatattattttgtcttctctctcttgagttgaatgcttgcaaattccagcttagtccaatgcacgtgcactattattattatacacatcattcggtcgtgcgagtgaaaggcaataatgacgatatatgatggacttattgagataagaaaagctggtatgaactcaacctttattgtttttgtaaatatgatgagttcttcattcctgattcagcttattatgaagtaaacatatttgcaatgacatttagagattatagttgtgtTGTGCCATGCTTtaatagctatgagttataatggtttaccttgcgtgccaacatgctattagaatgattatgatgtggtatgatgggatggtatcctcctttgaatgaattgagtgactcgactggcacatgttcacgcatgtagttgaaacaaatcaacatagccttcatgatatttatgatcatggtagattatatcctactcatgcttgtactcggtgtgaattaattttaatgcatgttcatgactgttgtcgctctcttagttggtcgcttcccagtcttttgctagccttcacctgtactaagcgggaatactgcttgtgcctccaaactccttaaaccccaaagttgttccatgtgagtccaccataccgtcctatatgcggtatctacctgtcgttccaagtaaatttgtatgtgccaaactccaaaccttcaaataaaattctgttttgtatgctcgagcagctcatgttccaactagggatgcctatatcttccatgctagttgggttattctcaagaggagtggaccctgctcctcattcacgagaaagggccggtaaccgggatgcccagtcccatgatccaaaaagattgaagcaaataaaaataattaaacaaaactcccccagggttgttgttagttgaaggcactcgttgtttcgagaaagtcatggattgatgcttgttggtggttgggggagtataaacctttaccattctgtttgggaactgcctataatacatatagtatggaagatacagccatctcatagttgttgcattgacagcgaaagtatgccgctcaaaatgttattcaatctctattttaaaatcaagctctggcacctctacaaatccccgcttccctctgcggagggcctatctatttacttttatgttgagtcatcaccttcttattaaaaagcacccgctggagagcaccgctgtcatttgcatgcattactatttgtttacattgggtatgacttgactggatctcttttaccatgaattacaatgtttagtcagtccttgatctttaaaggtgctctgcatttatgttttgcgatctcagaaagggctagcgagataccattttgttatatcatgttatgattgttttgagaaagtgttgtcatttgagttttattattatggctcgctagctaattatgctattgatatgagtaattatgagacctgggtgttattgtgagtatggttagttcataatattgctgaaacctgaatgctggctttgcatgtttacaacaacaagagcaaacagagtttgtaaaagtttttctttatcactttcagtttatcaactgaattgcttgaggacaagcaaaggtttaagcttgggggagttgatacgtctccaacgtatctacttttccaaacacttttgcccttgttttggactctaacttgcatgatttgaatgaaactaacccagactgacgttgttttcagcagaactgctatgatgttgtttcatgtgtagaaaacaaaagttcttgaaaTGTCGTGAAAATCCTCGGAggtactttttggaaaatataaaaaatactggagaaagaatcaagacgagggggcccacaccctgtccatgagggtgggggggagccctcccccctgggcgtgccccgtatctcgtgggccccctgaggctccgccgacctcaactccaactccatatattccgtctcgcggagaaaaaaatcagagagaaagtttcatcgcgttttacgatacggagccgccgccaagccctaatctctctcaggagggctgatctggagtctgttcggggctccgaagtgggggattcgtcgtcgtcgtcatcatcaaccatcctccatcaccaatttcatgatgctcaccgacgtgcgtgagtaattcatcataggcttgctggacggtgatgggttggatgagatttaccatgtaatcaagttagttttgttaggctttgatccctagtatccactatgttctgagattgatgttgctatgactttgttatgcttaatgcttgtcattagggcccgagtgccatgattttagatctgaacctattgtgttttcatgaatatatgtgtgttcttgatcctatcttgcaagtctatagtcacctatcatgtgttatgatccgacaatcccgaagtgacaataatcaggatacttctcggtgatgaccatagtttgaggagttcatgtattcactatgtgctaatgctttgttccggttctctattaaaaggaggccttaatatcccttagtttccgtgaggaccccgctgccacgggagggtaggacaaaagatgtcatgcaagttcttttccataagcacgtatgactattcacggaatacatgcctacattacattgatgaactggagctagttctgtgccaccctatgttatagctattacatgaggaatcgcatccgacataattatccatcactgatccattgcctacgagcttttcacatattgttcttcgcttatttacttttctgttgctattgttacaatcactacaaaacccaaaaatattacttttgctaccgttacctttattatcatattactttgctactaaatactttgctgcagatactaagttatccaggtgtggttgaattgacaactcaactgctaatactcaagaatattctttggctccccttgtgtcgaatcaataaatttgggttgaatactctaccctcgaaagctgttgcgatcccctacacttgtgggttatcaatgctccacttgaacttgcacatggcaatcttgatgacgatcaccacttgatgtcatcctttccatgggttgtatgatatcttcctcttgacgcaagcccatggacacgtacctaaccccacatagaactctcacatagaccatgggttagtacacaaagtgcaatggacaatgcttaccataccatgggatcacttgatccctctcggtacatcttctatgctttgtgagttgatcaacttgattcactcttgacatagtcttgatcaaccttgaatgttTGTaagtctcttcatttggatgatctcttgaaggtaaacatgtatgatcacacaaccttcttcttcaagacatgcttgcaataagctcaacactcacatgaccaatctttggataattccttaatagcacattggtcaactcataaactccttgaaaccaacacatggacttcaagaaaagcctatggacaaatccttcaaatataactcaagacaaccattagtccatagagattgtcaacaattaccaaaaccaaacatgggggcaccgcatattCTTTCAGCAAGGATGTGAAAGGTGACCAATGTCTCGTTAACTGGCAGCAAGTTTGACGTCCACTCTCCTTAAGGGGACTGGGCATCCATGACTTGCAGCGCGCGGGCATTGCCCTCCGGACGCGATGGCTCTCGCTACAACGTATGTATCCTTCTCGGCCTTGGGGCCACCTATAGATCCTGTATGATGCAGTCGCCAGCACTATCTTCCGTGCCTCCACCACCTGGGCAGTTGGCAAAGGCGCCAACTGCAAGTTCTAGACCGACCACCGGATCGATGGACGGTCAATCGTTGAGATCGCACCCAAATCTTCGAGATGATTCCGCGCCACCAGAAGATTCACATGGTCTGGGACGGCTTGTATTAGCGCTCCTGCGTCCAGGACATTCATGGCGCTCTCGGGCCCGCTGCCATGGTGCAATATGTTTAGCTTTGGTGGGCCGTGGGCCACACCCAGCTCTCCGGCTCTCGGGATGTCATCCGTCGGCGATGGACCGTGACGGGCACCTATTCGGCTAGCTCATGCTACCAGACACTTTTCCTTGGAGCTTGCGAGGAACCACACTGGAAGCTCACCTGGAAATCCTGGGCACCCCTTCGCGTCAAGTTCTTCATCTAGCTTGTGTTGCAGGACCGGTGATGGACGGCCTAGCGCCTTGCAAGACACGATCTGCCCCACGAGCCCACTTGCGCCCTTTGCGACCAGGGCTAGGAGACAATGCAACACCTGCTGGCCGGTTGCTCCTTTTCGACGCAAGTGTGGCACGCGATCCTTGCCTGGGCTAAATCTACCGCCAACCTTCCGACCGGAGACACCGACTTCTCTTGTGTGGTAAGCTACCTCTTGTGCCCTAGCGCCCCGCCGTTGCGCGTAAAGGGCTGGCCTCCCTCATCATCCTCACCGCGTGGTGGCTGTGAAAGCACCGCAACGGTTGCATCTTGGACAGCGACCGCCCAATGGTATCCCACCTTTGTTCTACAATCAAAGACGAAGCGCGCCTCTAGACCGGTGCCACCGCCATTACAAACATAATACCAGAGATCTAGGGTATGATGTAGATGGGATGAGCAACCCCATCTGTTTGCTCAGCGATCATTTCCATGCCTTCCCAGTGTACATGGCATAGTGCGTCGTGACAATCTCATGCTGTATAACTCTCcttctatcaatgaaaagataGCGTATTCACGGGAAAAAACAGAGATGGCAACCAAACGTACAGGCTCGTTCGTTGGCTCTCGTTCTTCCACCACAGGTGCCGTGGCCGGTTAATTAGTTTGGCGACAAGATCCATGGCACAAACACGTGGAGAAGCAAGCACGAACGCCAATCAAGAACGTACGGTGGGCACCGGTGGGCGCGGTGGGCGCGAGCTCGACACCGCCCCGCCAAGCCGAGCCGCACACGTACGCGCGCGGGGGCAAGCGGATCATGATCACCAGCAGCCACCGCAGCGCAACGGAAGAAAAATGAATGGCGTTGGTGGGGGCTCGACCGTCTCGTCGCGGCCGCCCCATGTGTGCCCATGTGCGTCCGCCACCCCGATCAACGTGGCGATGTCCCCCTCGGCCGTGCGCGCGCCGGGAGCGTGCGCTGCTCATCGATCCCCTGTGTCGCCCGCGCGCGCGGGCGCCGTCGATGCCACGGCGAAAGGGGAGGGAGCACGTCCGGAATCACGGCGTGAGTGGTTGCACGCTCGCGACGAGCTGTCGTCGTGCACTTGCCGCGAACGTGTCGCTCCTGATTGACGCGCGGTGCGCGACGCCCTGGTTGATCGGGCTTCGTTTGCATGTGGCCATCTGTCGATGCGATTCGATTCGATCAAGTTGATGTTTTCGGCAGGAAGCTTCGCGGACGCGCGCTGCCAAAGCCCGTGTTACGGGCATACAAATTTCACTAAAAACAACTTGGCATTCGCACAAATTAGCGTTGCGCATGGATCAAACGGAATGGACGGAGCGTCCAACGAATGAACGTAACCAAATGGCGGCAAACTAATCGGAGAAGCAGAGCGTGGCCTCCCATAGAAATTTCCGCTGTTTTATTCGCCGAGGAACTTCATAGAGGATAAggactgatctctctctctctctctctctctctctctctctctctctctctctctctctctctctctctctctctctctctctcttgcaagtGCATCCTGATGCATGCACGAGGCGCGGCCGCAGAGGTCCAAAACCCTTGTTAAAACGTTGTCGCCTGGCGACATGCCTCATCTCCACAGTACAGAGCtgtcagtgcgtgcatgcatgcacgcacgggGATGCGGCCATTGCAGGCGTTCTCCCACCCAATCCGTGCCGCAATATCTCTTCCTGCACGATTATTTTTTTCTCAGCCAATTTTTGCAGCATCAACTATTTTTATAGAGCCACTGCTATATTGCCATTGCAAAACATTtcctgatttttcgcaaaaaattgCATTTCTTGATTATATGCTGGGCTGTATATCCAAGTGCCCCCGCAAAAATGGTGAACTGTACTTACGAACACTAAAACATCATCTACTGAACATATGAAATTGTTTTGCTGGAATACTAAAGCATTTGTTTTGAACGTTTGCCTATGAGAGGCCAAAAAAATTTGGATGTGCCTTACACCTATTTCCAAGTGTACAACACCATTTTCAAGGGATATTTTCTTCGTTTTCTATGACTCCTGGCAATGGCCACCTGCTCCATTCTATCATATGAGATGGACAAGGTAACTAACTTATGTTTGTGATAATTGTTTCTCGTGAATAATTGAAATATCTATGTACTACCAGGTGATGCCAAAACAGTTAGTTAATGATGTTCCTTGTGTCCAAGAAAGGGGAAATTAACTCTTCTCTTTCTCACCGGCCGTCCAAACTGAGCATTCCTCTTATATAAAGCCTCCGCCTCCCCTGCTATCTTCCCACCACAACACcatcacccacacacacacacacccaaggcgaCAGAAGCGAGTCCTCGTGTTCCCGTGCACACGCGCCTAAGCTCTAACCATGTCGTCGCAGCGGATGGGGCGTCACCAGCGTCGGGCGTCGCAGAGCGTGTTCGCGCTGCCGGAGAACTTCGCGGCCCTCGACGACGTGCCGGCGTCCGACGAGCACCGGAAGGCGGACGGCGGCGCgaccgagcagcagcagcagcagggggcGGGGCGCCACCGGCGGGCCATGTCCATGGCCGTCGCCTCCTCCAGGGACCTCGAGATGATCAAGGAGGATATCGGCGGCTACAGCAACTACAAGATCGGCGCCTAGattagcggcggtggcggcggcgcgcacGGCCGGCACGGCTCAGAGCACGCACGTGTACGGTGTTCGTAGTACGTGCGTGCCGGGCGGCGGTCTCGGCCGTGTTCGGGCCTCGGGCGCGCGGCTGAGCCTTGCTGCCGGCGGTGCCGGAGGCCGTGGCGCGTGCTGGTTTCGCTGTGGTTTGTGTATGATCAAGCGACCAGGCCTGGTTGAGGTCTTGCTTGCTTCGATTCCCTTTTCTTTTGCTCAAGACATGCATGTAAGGTGTGATCATTTGCGAGTTTAAAGCTCTTCAAAATGTCTGATGATGTTTCACCATTACCGTTGCTCCTGACAGCATCTCCAACAGCAGCgcgttaaaaaagcgtttacaacgCTGTAATCGTGAGTTTTTACGTGACGAGGAGCGCTTGCTCCAGCGGCCGGCTGCAAAGTATAGCGCGCATGAGCCGCTACAGCATCCGCTGCAAAAAAACTGCGCGCGCTCTCAGCACAAACAACACATGCACTTCAAACACAACTAAGAAgatcaaacacaaacaaaataaGTCAACAATAAATAATTCAATTttattattacaactcaaacaaatagtttatttTGCAAtataacaaatagttcaacaatacaacatcaaacatagaaatcatgatgctctttgtctGCCCTTCCATGCCCACCACTCCTTGATGAGATTCTTCTGAAGATCATCATGCGTTTCGGcacgtcgaatggcatgataggaggcaacaaaacgggccaccctCGCAGCCCTCtgccgcactcgcacgggatgtcccaagagctcatactgagaGTAGTCTAAAACTTGGCCacgctcatgctcgtgatcatgttgtgcatgatcacacaagcgtgcatgatgtacgaaagcatcttttgatcccaaaatctagccggtcctctcacaattgCAAATTGGGTTTGCAAAGTCCCAAAAGCTCTATCAGCATCTTTCCTAGGCACcggagcattgtggaaatcaagatttttcttaccttctagttttttcaacggcttcacaaatgtttgccactttgggTAGATGTCATCCGCaagataatagccatagttgtatgtatggtcatttgctacaaactgcaccggtggcggttcaccatttgcaatcttattcatgagTGGTGATCGATTAACAATGTTGATGTCATTCAacgatccaggcattccaaaaaaagcatgacaaatccaagtctcttggtcggccaccgcttcaaggattatagtggaaccctttttttgacCATGAAATTGGCCATGCCATGCCTTAGGACAGTTCTTTCAACTCCAATACATGCAATATTTTGAGCCAAGCATATATGGGAACCCGcgaactttgttcatctccaaaagcctTGCACAGTCTTTAACATTGGGATATCTCAAATACTCcgggccaaacacttgcacaattccaacTGCGAAGCTCTTGACACAAGGATGGCTTGACTCTCACCCATGCCCAAGTGGTCATCAACTAGATCAGTCGGGATAccatatgccaacatacgcaaagcggctgtcaccttctaaaaggtgctatgcccgagctcttcgtcggcattcctcctttgctaaAAACTcgatcatggctcgctagtttctctgcaatgcgcctgaacaactcggtgctcatcctaaaccggcgccGGAAGTATGACTCGGGGTacacaggtgagggagtcctggattaaggggtcctcagacagccggactattaacatgggccggactgttgggctatgaagatacaagacagaagacttcttcccgtgtccgggtgggactctcctttacgtggatggcaagcttggtgattcggatatgtagattcctttctctgtaaccgactttgtataaccctagtcccctccagtgtcta encodes:
- the LOC119347698 gene encoding uncharacterized protein LOC119347698, whose protein sequence is MSSQRMGRHQRRASQSVFALPENFAALDDVPASDEHRKADGGATEQQQQQGAGRHRRAMSMAVASSRDLEMIKEDIGGYSNYKIGA